The Gadus macrocephalus chromosome 1, ASM3116895v1 DNA window GATGTTCGGCTTCCGCACAATGAATTTTATGAAGAAGGTTGGTGGATTGCTTAGTTACTTATTGTCCATTAACCATATTCCCTCGATGTGAGCTAAAggcaattcatttattttgatttCTTAAGTTTTCATGGAACTCATCAGCGAAAGATCAAGATATGCCTTACAAGAGCACTTGCATCTGATTTTTACACCTCTACAAATAATATGGGGCAAAAAGGACCAGGTATGATACAAATCTGTATTTTACTTGGCTAGGTTTAAGATGCATTAAATGATTTGGGATAGCAGATAATTCAACGTTAACAATTTTGCCAGGTGGTGGATGTCTCTGGTGCTGCAATCATTGAAGAACATATACCTGGGTGCAGAGTGGACCTGCTGGAGAACTGTGGCCACTCGGTGGTAATGGAAAAGCCCAGACAAACAGCAAAACTCATATTAGAGTTCATCATCGCAAAGCAAAATACCACCAAGAAGTCGTCGTGAAACAtcaaatatatatcaaattattttatttaattgccAGATTTATATTAGGCCTAGATAATGTAGGTCTACTTCCTAATAGGTGTCATTATCTATAAAGCCCTTTGTGTCTGGTTTAAATTGATCTGAAAATATTGATatttccaataaaataaaagttatgGAACtaaacatagatagatagatagatagatagatagatagatagatagatactttattgtcattgcacatgtcacaagtacagagcaacgaaatgaCTAGTTACATcccgtccaagaaacataaaagacagtgtggggagataggacggagagactgtcagggCGCACATTGGCTCCCTCGTTAGATAAGATAAAGGTAAACAAGAGGGTAaacgagggggaaaaaaatgtaattcccaaactatgctcctgtgtgtgtgtgtgtgtgtgtgtgtgtgtgtgtgtgtgtgtgtgtgtgtgtgtgtgtgtgtgtgtgtgtgtgtgtgtgtgtgtgtgtgtgtgtgtgtgtgtgtgtgtgtgtgtgtgcgtgcgtgcgtgtgtgcatgcgtgcgtgtgtgagtgtgtgtgtgttgagtgggtTGCTCAAATCCAATCTCTCTCAACTACAACTTTCGACTATGGCAAGCCGATTTGACATAAATTCGCTAAACTGGATATGTGTTGCAGATAACTGCAATTctgtttcgcctagtcaaaaataacatttcgcATATCCGCAACTATATTCCTCCTATCcacaattgtcatttcagatatccagcAAATTCCTCCTAGGGGAAATGACGTCATTTTTGCCATTCATCATGTCTATGGGTTTCTCATTGCAGATATCTACAAtacagttgcggatatccactttgtgaattacggatatctgcagctgaattgtagatatctgtaattccagtttgagatatctacaatttgattctgactagtaATAATTCACACTTTGCAGTCACGTGACTACCATGGCCAAAAAACGCAGGCAAAATGGCGACGAATAGCGGCCAGCCAGGGGAATTGCAGCCTTGCAGATTTccaataggcctactacaatCCATCAACTATTTTTAGACCATAAATGTTCAAATTAGATATCAAGAAAAGTTAAAAACATACTCGGAATTTGTGATCCATACACAGCACCCGCTGAGGTGTTCATTGCTTTGAAGTTGGCAATGTCTCGACCAGACTTGGAGTTTGGAGATATTTACATTTATCTTATAGAGTCCGTCACCTTATACcgcacaaaaaataaaagcctACAAAAGTACGGATagcaaactttttttcaagagtgGATGGGTTAACAACGTTGTCATTTGGGAGGTGAAAAACAGAGATACCTTCATTATCAAAGCAAAggtgactatctatctatccgcAAAACGATCAACAAATAGCTGTTTTCTGAATCAAATAACTTTTAAGTAGCTGTTTAATTGGCCAAGTAATGCGGTAGCGTCCACACAAGTTACATTTTCTCAAGCATTTCTGAAGTTCCAGCGCAGCGGAGCTTTTTGCTGCACTCTGAAATAAAACTGCTTAGGATCGTTTAGTGACAGCTGTCACTCTGTTATATTATATCTATCACTCTGAGCACTTGCTGAGCGGAAATGGACAGCGCTAGCACTGCATTccaccgctactcctccccttcctgttgctggctttcccgtattgtgctccccctcaaactcggttCGTGTGGATTTGGCGGATAttttcactctgacagcggcaTGCGCGTTTGACATTgatttaaccaatgaaccaATCCGTTCCACTTCAGAATAGCACCTACGGTATTTGTTTAACAGCGTTCTACAAGAACCattatataaatgttaaaacgaCTGTCGTTTTGATAGGCCAAAGTGTACGGTGTCTGACATCATTGTGAGAAAGAAAcaaacgatgtttgttcttttAACTATAAAAGGATCTTCACATAGGCGACATACATCTTTAATCGTTTTtttctgacagcctctgaacgttAAGACGTTCCATCaaataatttcccccccggcactattttgcatggacaccgatTCCTCTCCTTTTGCGTCATAGTAACCATACCGAAACTAGGCCAAATAAAGTGAGGAAAAAGCGATCCTGATTCGAGTACCTTTTCTAAATAACGCAAAAGTTAGCTATAGACATGATATGTATTAATGTCTATTTGATTCGAATTTGCCATAAgtaatatatattgtttaattaaaCATTATAATTACGATTATTTCAAAATTAAAACCCTCCCTCTGCCGTCATGGGGAttgtcagtgttgccagattgggcggaaaatcgggcccaatctggcaacaataGCGGAGGCATCAGCATTCAGCACAGCAGTTTTATTTCAGAGTGCAGCAAAAAGCTCCGCTGCGCTGGAACTCAGAAATGCAAAATGTAACTTGTGTGGACGCTACCGCATTACTTGGCCAATAAAAGAGCTTCTTAAAGCTATTTGATTCAGAAAAAAGCTATTTGTTGATCGTTTTGCGGATAGCTAGATTGTCTCTCACCTTTGCTTTGATTATGAAGATATCCTGTTTTTCACCTCCAATATGACAACGTTGTTAACCCATCCACTCTTGAAAAAAGGTTTGGTATCCGTTCTTTTGTAGGCTTTCATTTTTTGTGCGGTGTAAGGTGACGGATTCTCTATAAGATAATCCTCCAAACTCCAAGTCTGGTCGAGACGTTGCCAACTTCAAAGCAATGAACACATCAGCGGTTGCTGTATGGATCACAAGTTCCCAATGTGTTTATCTTTTCTTGATATCTAATTTGAACATTTATAGTCTAAATAGTTGATTGATTGGAGTAGGCCTATTGGAAATCTGCAAGGCTGCAATTCCCCTGGCTGACCGCTATTCGTCGCCATTTTGTCTGCGTTTGTTGTCCTCCAGGTAGCCATGGTAGTCACGTGACTGCAAAGTATGAATCCCTTTTTGGTGAAGGGGCCACACACTCaaagttttctttttctttttctgttgcctctattaaaataaagaaaagattgATTGAAAACCAGGCGCGAGGCCATGTGCGTTGGCACATGCCCTGCCATAGTACTGGCTATAGAGGTGGGCTGTATTGCGCCTCGAAAAATGACCAATAATaccaataaacaataaaagtaGAATTCGGCTCGTATATTCTTTTCTGCATTCCATGAGCCAGTCCCCTCATCGCTGGCTCCTCCATCTAACGCATCCTACCTGCTAGGCAGATAGCCCATGCTGCTGTCGCTGGCCCACCCTCAACGCTACCCCGTGTCCACCACTAGTAGTCCCACCCTTTTGGCCAAGTCAACCCATTATAAGCGTTTCCTCAAAGACCACCCCTCAGAGGTGGGGGCCAagctgttaaaaaaatatatgcaagATTCTTGCCCTGTAAAAAGAATGTCCCCTTCCAGGGGACAAGACAACAGAGTCTACATAAACATTTGACCTCCGTTGTCGACAGTTTGAGAAATAGCTAAATTTTTTGATATGTCCTTCTTACTCATGTTAACTGTTATTTGTAAattatgttatatatttttttttttaagttcttCGTTGTTTTCTATGTTCTGACTAGTCAAAaagaagttgttgatatctacaatgttaattccggatagtcaaacatagttaatgacaattcggcttgccatacaaaactgaattacagatatcgtCAATTgtcatttaaaggcacccagtgcaactttcgaggcttaaaaataaacattcaatttctagtcttttttacacgtagtaagtttcaataactccataccattacataccgacatttaagcagcaaagatgagacgtcgttgtgtggtgagaactgatacaaaatcgataacaacaacaatgccgccattttctttattttttgtaacctacaataaataaagcaggcttccagtcaatggaaaaatggcttctccccaccggcgattgttgttgtttatgattttctatcagttctcaccacacaacgacgtctcatctttgctccttgaatgtcgatatgtaatggtatggagttattgaaatttactacgtgtaaaaaagactagaaattgaatgtttatttttcattgaatgtttacataaagttgcactgggtgcctttaagatgtgtgacgagttgaatgtctTTTTCCGTGAcgtctgtaattcagtttcgcctagtcaaaactgaattacagatagaCCTATCTCTatctgtcgtttcgactagtcacaattacattacagatatcttgaatgaaaaTTCCAACTATTCAAAATTATATTACGACTAGTCAGAaagaagttgttgatatctacaatgttaaTTCCATATCGTCAAACTTAGTTAGTAGGcctaaatgacaattcggcttgccatactaTGACCTAAACTTGCATTGATGGATACAGATCAAACCATGGATTGCgctgtctgtatgtatttagCTTAATGTCAAATCCATACAAATATTCCCAACCTTTGCATCCAAGTATTTTAGCAATATTTAAACTCCTTCAATTGGTCAACTGTAGCAATAACTATGTTTTTTAATCACCTTTTGACATGGAGATCAGTGTACAATACTTTAGTGAACTTATCACAATGGACCAATGCAAGGAGGTCCTTAGTCTATTTTTCATGGCTAATAATATATAGCCATGGAAGCCGATAGACAACATCAACAGCATGATCAGGTTCAAGTCGCTAATAGCTTTTTTCTCCTTGTGAATTTAGCGTTCTTAGATCCAGCACAGTTAATGATTCACAGCTTTCAGCCATGTATGCTTGACTTGTTTTGATCAAAGAATGCCAAAATAAAGCCAGGTTAAGTAAAGGTAGACATAGTTACCATGCCCCTTTTTCAAACAAAGGGGCCATGCATTGACAGAGTTACAACATCACGTCAATTTAGCACCCCACTGGAAAACACTGGATGGGCCAAAGAACATTACAGAAACAACTAAATAGATATAAACCTGTAGGGTGGGGCTGTGGAGTGATGTCGCTGAGGCCTGTCACATGGCAGTGTTGTGGTTAATGATCCGGTTCCCATGGTTATGCAAGTATGAATTCAAATCAACCTTACATACGTGCATTAAGGTGAATGTATTGATGATTTCACACACCCACAATAACAGCCTGGCATGATAATGGAATGCACAATACAGCACTTCACAGAAAGGAGCAATGCCTCACTGCTATCCGCTAATATGAGGATTGGAAGTCGACATGGTCAATGTTGATAACAATATCTTAAGAGTTGCTCTCGATCATGCGGAAGGAGAAATTAAAAGAATATGGCCACATGAATAAACACACTGACTACAGTGAATACAAAAGGAACTCTTGAACCACAACAATCACAACAATAATAGAACGTTAAACACTTCGGATAGTGCAGACCCTTAAAACAGGCCATAACAGGGCCCCTTTCACATTGCTAAGCCATGGTAACTCACAGTCTCCTAGTAATGCATTTCTGCTTTTTAATTAATTCACCATCACTTCTGGTTTCAAAGGTTTTGTGATTTGTGTTCAAATTCTGACTTGGTCCCAATGTAAAAATAGAAGGGCTTGACTTGATTCGTAATGATGTTTCTTGGAAGCATCTAGTGATTCCTGTCGTCCTTCATAGTCAGACAGGCCTCTTCTTCGATGGTCTCCAGCTGGTCTGTGCGGATGGCCTGAATGATCAGGTTGAGCTCCTCACACATGGTCTCGTATCGGTAGGCCACGCGGATGTCAGGCACGTTGGTCCGTCTGATGTCGTTCCCTTCGCGGCCCTCCTTCACAAAGTATGGGCCCAGCCAGTTGCTCTTCACCTAATGGACACAACATCCAATTAGCCAAATTAATTAATCCATGAGGATATATTATATAGACCAAATCCAAGATCATCAAAACATAATCTGTTGAAGACATACACGATTATCCATGGAAACCATCTGCAGTTCAGTGGATTAAGACTTAAAAAGGGACTTCCTTGCAGGATAAAGTCATAAACAGCAATATCCCCTAATGTAATATCATTCATTTGCGGTCCAGGTAATATCATTAACATAGGAACAAGACATATCACACAATAAGTAAACACATTCTAATTGTGGAGTGGAAGCTTTTCCCCAAACAAAATTGTCTAGAATTGTTCAATCATTTACTATACGGGGAATTCCTGCAGGGAATTTTTTTCATTTGGCGTGGGTTCACCTTGTGGGAGAAGCCACTCATCAACACACTGTTCCTGGCCAGCTCACACATGTCGCAGGAGCTCAGCTTCCACACTTGGGCCGCGATGCTGTACTCCTCCATAAGAGGCTCCTGCACCGCAGACGTGCACAGATAAGAGGGAAACACACCGGGGAGCACTGGGTTAACAGGCACCGGGTGACGGCGGCCCGGCTGGGAtacaatgtttttgtgtgtgtctgaatttgAAAAAATGCAGCCACGCTAGATTTCCGGTCTGTGTGCTTAACTATGTTAATACAATATGATTCTAGCTCTTGAGGAGAAGTTGTGCTCAGTATGAGCTCACTTTGGGCTTCGGAAGCAAATTattatcagtgtttcccccagtactgTGTTGTGAAGGCGGCCGCCATAACAACAATacggccccgccttgactaccaatgtatataaaaaaaaaatatatatataatataatataataaaaatattatatgCATTAATAAAGTAGaaaactcgtagggaaagaaaacagacttccatcaggtgtaaaaaaataaagatcaataatgcatcagtaatactgttacaacaatggtcgtgcccccccccccccccccccctgctccttgactaagacattttctgggggaaacactgatgatGATCCCATTTCAGTAGGTGATACACAATGGGTTAAAACCATAGGATTCTAGTTCTCTAGTTCACACTCCATAAGCTTTTGGCTTACGAAGCAGACTATGAGGATACCATTACAGTTACTGATAAATAAAATGGACAGTGTTCCTTGCACCACGGCCAGGGAGGGGGTCTGACCTTGGTGAAGTGGAACTGCAGGGGGTCGTCTGTGGACAGGGAGACCGGCAGGCCCCGCGACAGGTACTCCAGGAGGGGGTTGCGGTGGTAGCTGAGGAACAGGCTGTTGTTGCTGAGGGGGGACATGGCGATGCCGACCTGGGCCAGGTAGTACAGGTACTGCAGGACGGGAGCCTGGACACAGGGGCATGAGTCCTGAGTTAACCGTGAGTCTGTGTTCACATGATACTGCACATGTTGGATCCATGTGTTTTGGTTTCATCGAGTATGAAAGCGTGGTTACCTTCCTCAGCAGCAGGCCGTGGGAGATGTTCTCTGACAGCATGAAGCCAGACACCAGGTGGTGGATCGGTCCTGCCTCTCCGCAGTGGGGACGCAGCACGAAGGTGTTGAACCCACGTTGCCTGGGCGTCGTCAACACATACGCACCCCGGGTGTTAGTGCACTCATATGCAATGGGAATACACACTTCTCGACCCAAACTCTACACGACATTCTAGATGACACTTCAAAATCAGCAAAgtgctgattttttttttactatgcaTATTGTGTCTTATATTGTTGCATATTCTttcaatttacatttacatttaggacatttggcagacgcttttatcctgAGCGATTTACAACGGTTCatgaatatttggcctgttaagccctttgagactgtaatggtgattaagggctatgcaaataaaattgaattgaattgaaattcaTACAcacgacggcggagtcaatcatgcaaggcgacagccagctagtcgggagcagttagggttaagtgtcttgctcagggaccccTCGACACTCGCGgatcggggatcgaactagcgaccttctaGTTAAAAGTCAaactgctcttcctcctgagctTCCACACATGTGTAATTGTTATGACTGTGCTGTACTGCTTTGACACGCATTTCCCATCATATCCTAAGATCAATACATGAAGTTGAATTTCTTTCGGCATAAACATCCAGGATTTGTCACAACATACGGTGATCAGTCCAGGTGTTGAGGGCCATACCTGCGCAGGTGATTGAGCACGGTCATGTTGGCGTAGGTATAGTAGAGGTAGTATGAGTAGGGGGGGTTTTCCTCCCCTGTCCAGCGAGCTGGGAGCGGGCTGTCCAGGTTAAAGATGTGCTGCTCAGGCTTGGATTCGTCATCCACGCTGTCGAAGCCCACCACCTGCAAAGACCAACCCAGGAACAATACTACACGATCAGAATTaattaaatgtaaattaaaaaaTAGATTAAATTATCAAAGGAATTGTAATTGTATTTGTTGCAATGGGAAACTCATATTTACATACACGCAATGCTTTGGAATAACACAACATGCACATAATCGTGGTAGGCCTAAACAACACGTTGCCGTTTATGAACCAATTCGCCGAACGTGTtgaattccacacacacacacacgcacacactctgctCTTCATGTtatgtttccatggcaacagcatGAAACAGACTCTATGATGTAAAGGCCAGGGAGTGTTTGGCATCTGTCACACTTCAATAATCTTTTTGTAGTTGAATACAGTAAAAGGTTTTTAACCTTATAATGAGATCTGCCAAACACTGCGCATTTGAATGAGGTTTTTAATGCGTTCTGGATAAACAAAAGAGAAGCACTTACATGCTGTAGGAAGAGGTGTAACTCAGGGTGGCTGCCTGGGTGGACGGTGACCTCAAACAGGGGCATGAAGATGTTCTCCAACATCTCCTGAAAGCTGGACAGCTGCTTCTTGGTATGGTAGACATCACTTTGGAAGAGAGGGGCAGAAAATCGCTTTTTTATTATAACATCCAGGCAATTTGGTACCTTGAGATTGttcaaacatattcaaatagtaAAGGAGAAAAATAGGAGAAAAAGATCCTAAAGTAGGTGCAAAAAACAAATGAAGAAACTGCTTTTCAGTAAGGCCAATTTGTAAACAAATCAATATTCCATTTTCAAACATCAAAAATGTAtattgcatgtatgtgtgtacatatgtaggCAAATATGTATGTAATAGCATTTAATTCACTTTAATCTCATGTAATTATCTAGATGACATTTGGTGTGGTAATATAGTTAAATGTATTGCATTAAATGTAGACATCTTACAAGAGTCTCGGTACTTGCACAAGCCAGCGCACATTGTCTGAGTAGACGTGGTGCATGACCGCCCACTTGGCCAGCTTGTCCCACTCGTCTCTGCACCGGCCGTAGATGGACAGCCTGAGCTCCACGTTCTGGTACTTGCTCTCCTCCAGGTCAGCCATTACCTCCTGCAGGCGTAGTAACAGGTTGGAGTCAGAAGATGGCGCCAGTCAAACCCATGCTTTTGGCAGGCGTGTAGGATTAGATGTTTTAGGTGTCGGGGTGCATTATGGTCAATTTGAAGAGCACCTTTATGATGTGACCGAAGTATTTCCCCTCCACGTGATTGTCTGTTTTTATGAAGATCTCCCTCAGGATGGACTCGCCGATAGGGTTGTACTTGGCGTTGAATTTGTCAAAACGATGGAAAGTGTTGCGGTCCTAAaaaggaaacacaaaaaaaagagtttAGACGACAAAGAGGGTCACTCAGACACTAGATTCCAGCAAGCTGTGATAAATAACATCTTTCATCATCGGGATGGAGCCGCCGGCCGTACAGCGTGCATGTCCAGCGTGTCGACGCTCAGGTCGAAGGCGGTGAGGTTCATGCTGTCGAAGACCTCCATGAGGGTCTGGCCGCGGCCCTGTTCCACGTGGACGATCTCCTTGGGGAACTTCTTCATGGCCCGCTTGATGAAGCGCAGCAGGTGCTTCTGGTTCATGCAGGACGAGGCGTGGATGTGCGTGTCCACCTGAAGACAAATGCATGGGGAAAGAAAACCTCATCCGTGAGATTTTCTATAAATTTATCAGCACATCACATCATTATCCTCTTCATAGCCTCGTCTTTATGGAAGTATGTTATTTAACATTTACAAATAGAActgacacatttattttgttttttgttataaCTTTAAACATTAAACAATTCTAAAAACTTTGCTCTTTCTTTGCTAAATCTTTACACAGAAGATCCTGTTTCAAAAAGTGTAGAGGCGGAGTATCCGGGGGCTCGCTCACCTTGCGGATGTTGTAGAAGTCTCGGTGCGGGACTTTCTTCTGTTCCGCCAGCTCCTTCATCTCGTTCAGCAGGATGTGCATCTGGAACTTGGAGCTCAGGTATTGCAGACGGCGATAGCAAAAGGATTTTCTGCCTCCGTTAGGAACAAGAGCCGAAAATTCAGGTCAACCAATTTCAACCTCATCACTTCAACAATTTTTATAATGATTTGATCAATTGTGTTCCCGAGTGTTGCACAGATTTTCGGAATGTACGATATATTAGGGCCTAATTATGTACACATAATACACAAATTGACACAAATGACCGTGTTCATGATGTACATAACTCACACTGGGCCGTTGATGATGAGGGCCATCATCACGTTCATATCAGCAATGTATTCTCGCAGGTCCGTATAGGGCAGGTCAAGCTCTGTGCTCCTGGATAAACCCAAACACCAGAAGCCGAAATTTAATTTGGTGTGTACTTCAAAGTCGAAGAGCCTTAAATATCAATTTGCTCTACATCAACACCTTAAAAACATTAGGATGTGTAGAAAGGCGGAAGAAAAATAACAAGCAAAACACACAGCTATCAAACAATTATTAGTCAGATCTcaattcttgtgtgtgtttgccttgcCCCACCCTAGTGAGCAGTGAAGTGGGCAGTGGTGTGTGGGGTAGTTCTTGGCCTCACGTGGTGCCTTGGGAGGTGAACACGTGCACCACCCCATCGACCATCTGGCAGCCGTAGCCAGCGTCCGGGGGCATGGCGGCCAGGTGTTGTTTCTCGTAGGGGTGGGCTTTGGAACCGGGTTCCGGGTGCATGTGAGTGGGGTCTTAAGAGGGGAGGACAGAAACAGGGATCAGGCCAACATGGATGTGTTTGTCCCCAAGGGCGTCTTGAGTGGGCAACACATACGCCGCTAAATCTGTGACCACGGCCTGGAAGTCATGCACTGAGAGAACAGACGTTTATTATTGTCGAGATCCAGTTTGGTTTCCAGTGAGATGTGGAGTCTTTGAAATTAACTGGTGCATGTTTAAAGAATAGTCTTTCAGGTTTGTATTTCGGGATGTCTTGAGTGTCTaagttgtttgtttgcatgtaatTAGACTTGATTCACCAATACTAGATCTCTAGATCTCTAGATCTGAGTTGTATGTGTACTTGTGCGTGCGTTCATGCTTGTGctgatgcatgtgtgcatgtgtgcgtgtgcgtgtgcgtatgtgtgtgtgtgtgtgcgcccgtgcGAGTCTGTGTTAAGCTACCAGCAGTGGTTTCTGGGACGTCCTCATCGCAGGCCCCCAGGGGCCGGTCACTCAGCTCCTGCAGGTAGCGGGCGGTGGTCGGGCAGAAGCTCTGCAGAGACTCGCCCATGTATTTCTCCCTGATGAACAGAGCCTTCaccacacacttggctgcatccAGCAGATCTGTGAAGGGCACCTATACAGAGAGGGAGGATttggagaagaagaagtagtAGGAGGAAAATAATGGTAATAAGAAAAGGTaggtggagaagaagaagaagtaggaggagaaggagaagaaggagaagaagaagaagaagaggtaggatgagaagaagaagaagaagaagaatatgaAGAGGTAggatgagaagaagaagaagaggtaggaagagaaaaagaagaagaagacgtaAGATGAGGAGGATGGAAGAGAAGAATAAGAGATAGAGTGAAAGACCAATGtatgaatataatataaatatatatgatacAAATGTAGTACACAAGACTGGAGCTTCAGCAGCCGTAACTCACCCCGCATTTCTCCTCCCCGGAAATGGAGACTCTCTGGTACTCCCTCTCAGGAATCAGCTCTCTCTCCAGATAGTAACTCGCCTGGTCCTCGTCCTTCAAATATCTGACAGAAGAGATATTCCAAAGCTCCATGATGTGCTAAGATCAGTCAATATGTTCAGCTGATGAGGTGAGAGGCAGTGACCACGTTCAGCCCCTCACTTACTCTAGATCTGTAGCGCTGTCTGTTTTCATGAATTCCTGTTTCGCTCGCAGCAGAATATCTGGCTCGAACCTGGGGAACAAGAGATCCAGGGTGATGTGGTTATCagtcactcatacacacacacacacacacacacacacacacacacgtacatttcCCATTCATAATTTGGAACAATCTCAAGTAGCTGAGAGTGTCCCACACAAAGTCCCCCAGGGTTAACGTTGGACTGGGCGCTCTCCTGCGGGGCTCACTTGACATCCTGGCTGATCTGTCTCTCCAGGCGCTGGCGTCGCTCCTCCAGCTGCTCGATGGGGCTGTCCTCGGGGAACTCGTAGGGCGCGCTCCGCATCTCGCTCTCAGCTAGG harbors:
- the ampd2b gene encoding AMP deaminase 2 isoform X1 — translated: MRTSQKPLLTPLTCTRNPVPKPTPTRNNTWPPCPRTLATAARWSMGWCTCSPPKAPREAKNYPTHHCPLHCSLGSTELDLPYTDLREYIADMNVMMALIINGPVKSFCYRRLQYLSSKFQMHILLNEMKELAEQKKVPHRDFYNIRKVDTHIHASSCMNQKHLLRFIKRAMKKFPKEIVHVEQGRGQTLMEVFDSMNLTAFDLSVDTLDMHADRNTFHRFDKFNAKYNPIGESILREIFIKTDNHVEGKYFGHIIKEVMADLEESKYQNVELRLSIYGRCRDEWDKLAKWAVMHHVYSDNVRWLVQVPRLFDVYHTKKQLSSFQEMLENIFMPLFEVTVHPGSHPELHLFLQHVVGFDSVDDESKPEQHIFNLDSPLPARWTGEENPPYSYYLYYTYANMTVLNHLRRQRGFNTFVLRPHCGEAGPIHHLVSGFMLSENISHGLLLRKAPVLQYLYYLAQVGIAMSPLSNNSLFLSYHRNPLLEYLSRGLPVSLSTDDPLQFHFTKEPLMEEYSIAAQVWKLSSCDMCELARNSVLMSGFSHKVKSNWLGPYFVKEGREGNDIRRTNVPDIRVAYRYETMCEELNLIIQAIRTDQLETIEEEACLTMKDDRNH
- the ampd2b gene encoding AMP deaminase 2 isoform X2, with amino-acid sequence MDGKYKEIAEELFSRSLAESEMRSAPYEFPEDSPIEQLEERRQRLERQISQDVKFEPDILLRAKQEFMKTDSATDLEYLKDEDQASYYLERELIPEREYQRVSISGEEKCGVPFTDLLDAAKCVVKALFIREKYMGESLQSFCPTTARYLQELSDRPLGACDEDVPETTADPTHMHPEPGSKAHPYEKQHLAAMPPDAGYGCQMVDGVVHVFTSQGTTSTELDLPYTDLREYIADMNVMMALIINGPVKSFCYRRLQYLSSKFQMHILLNEMKELAEQKKVPHRDFYNIRKVDTHIHASSCMNQKHLLRFIKRAMKKFPKEIVHVEQGRGQTLMEVFDSMNLTAFDLSVDTLDMHADRNTFHRFDKFNAKYNPIGESILREIFIKTDNHVEGKYFGHIIKEVMADLEESKYQNVELRLSIYGRCRDEWDKLAKWAVMHHVYSDNVRWLVQVPRLFDVYHTKKQLSSFQEMLENIFMPLFEVTVHPGSHPELHLFLQHVVGFDSVDDESKPEQHIFNLDSPLPARWTGEENPPYSYYLYYTYANMTVLNHLRRQRGFNTFVLRPHCGEAGPIHHLVSGFMLSENISHGLLLRKAPVLQYLYYLAQVGIAMSPLSNNSLFLSYHRNPLLEYLSRGLPVSLSTDDPLQFHFTKEPLMEEYSIAAQVWKLSSCDMCELARNSVLMSGFSHKVKSNWLGPYFVKEGREGNDIRRTNVPDIRVAYRYETMCEELNLIIQAIRTDQLETIEEEACLTMKDDRNH